One window of Nocardia nova SH22a genomic DNA carries:
- the xylB gene encoding xylulokinase — protein sequence MATVAGVDSSTQSCKVVVCDADTGEVLARGHAPHPDGTEVPPEAWWTALQQAGKGLLDNVDAVSIAGQQHGLVALDRSHQPVRDALLWNDVRSAEAADDLVAELGGPQAWLDAVGSVPVAAFTAAKLRWMADHEPDLADRVTRVMLPHDYLTWRLRGGGDAEPATDRSDASGTGYWSAAQGRYREDLLAIAFRGRRPELPTVLAPFESAGRTTSGALVAAGAGDNAAAALGLGIGDGDVVISLGTSGTAFARTSQLHTDPFVNGFADATGQFLPLVCTLNAARVLESMANALGIGIDQLDALARQAPPGADGLVLLPYLSGERTPNLPHATGSLHGLRAETMRPAHLARAAVEGMLCNMADALDRLRAAGATPQRVLLIGGGSRSALVIEIAAQIFDVSVTVTEPEEYVAVGAALQAAWALHGGSEPPQWPAAVTVEFPEPDDSAVGLQIRSAYGRARKALYSK from the coding sequence ATGGCAACCGTCGCCGGAGTGGACAGCTCCACCCAATCCTGCAAGGTCGTGGTCTGCGACGCCGACACCGGCGAGGTGCTGGCCCGAGGCCACGCTCCGCACCCCGACGGCACCGAGGTCCCGCCCGAGGCATGGTGGACCGCACTGCAACAGGCGGGCAAGGGGTTGCTCGACAATGTCGACGCGGTGTCGATCGCGGGCCAGCAGCACGGCCTGGTGGCGCTCGACCGCTCCCACCAGCCGGTGCGAGATGCCTTGCTGTGGAACGACGTCCGCTCCGCCGAGGCAGCCGACGACCTCGTAGCGGAGCTGGGCGGCCCGCAGGCCTGGCTGGACGCGGTCGGCAGCGTCCCGGTCGCCGCATTCACCGCCGCGAAACTACGCTGGATGGCCGACCACGAGCCCGACTTGGCCGACCGGGTCACCCGGGTGATGCTGCCCCACGACTACCTCACCTGGCGATTGCGCGGTGGGGGAGACGCGGAACCCGCCACCGACCGCAGCGACGCCTCGGGGACCGGGTATTGGTCCGCTGCGCAGGGACGGTACCGAGAAGACCTGCTAGCCATTGCCTTTCGAGGCCGCCGCCCGGAACTCCCGACGGTGCTGGCCCCGTTCGAGAGCGCCGGACGGACCACATCGGGCGCGCTCGTCGCCGCAGGTGCAGGAGACAACGCGGCGGCGGCACTCGGCCTCGGAATCGGCGACGGCGACGTGGTGATCTCGCTGGGCACCAGCGGTACCGCATTCGCCCGAACATCCCAGCTCCACACCGACCCGTTCGTCAACGGATTCGCCGATGCCACAGGACAATTCCTACCGCTGGTGTGCACACTGAACGCCGCCCGGGTACTCGAGTCGATGGCCAACGCTCTCGGAATCGGCATCGACCAACTCGATGCCCTGGCCCGCCAGGCGCCACCAGGTGCCGATGGTCTCGTGCTGTTGCCATACCTGTCCGGCGAACGCACCCCGAACCTCCCGCACGCGACGGGAAGTCTGCACGGATTGCGCGCGGAGACAATGCGACCCGCCCACTTGGCGCGCGCCGCAGTCGAAGGAATGCTATGCAACATGGCCGACGCGCTCGACCGCCTACGTGCGGCCGGCGCTACACCCCAGCGAGTGCTGCTGATCGGCGGCGGTTCACGGTCGGCGCTAGTTATCGAGATCGCCGCGCAAATCTTCGATGTGTCGGTCACGGTGACAGAACCAGAAGAGTATGTCGCGGTGGGGGCGGCGCTGCAGGCTGCGTGGGCTTTACATGGCGGTAGCGAACCGCCGCAATGGCCAGCCGCCGTGACTGTCGAGTTTCCGGAACCCGACGACAGTGCCGTGGGCTTGCAGATCCGTAGCGCGTACGGGCGAGCGCGAAAAGCACTGTACAGTAAATGA